From Roseburia hominis, the proteins below share one genomic window:
- a CDS encoding GGDEF domain-containing phosphodiesterase, translating into MRGKRECVWNPEALQDDRQQDIADIISHNFLKILKVNLTTDTHLDVLVAADELEGENGYADRFSEWLERFAGTGYVSEEDRNNYLSFCNLNHLRKRFKTGSKFISCHYRRKVDGEFRWVSMEVVAGKEYRDDNQVVFLYVRDIHSDYLQQLNFTVQKTENALSVINLNLTGNMYGAGCGDYVNLVMNRTNGTTDDYLNYLSSFIQGEKEKQEFQEIFNRENLIRLFERGETLVTFLATFMLKEETRRTLKFTVAMEQNSFSGDVEAVLYTMDVTREYLRSHLIPMLYRTNFQTIGVIDLKRGTIALNKGELKDISQLIDSEESYEEVRRKVSIEYIAPVDREGYLLKTTTENLKKNLAENDYYAFPIYYEEDGEKRIKNYRYRYLSKEFELVIATVEDVTTLAEKDALTGGLNQQGFIRNVELLMERQELKDKYAILCLDVKGFKAINELFGILEGNDLLRALYRSLEKSFLEPEIVARVEADQYLCLVEWGKLDFEKLVSWCEKDFCIKGKPFRVSKRCGIYLIREHTMAVRSMCDRARLALSIAKSERSIKPYIIFDDMMNAEYVDRSEILGQFDNSLKNREFCIYLQPVMDPVSGQISAAEALVRWKHPEKGFISPQHFIPALEGNGYISQLDLYVVHEVERFQQQRAEQGLPVVPISVNLSWMDFYDEELVSWLHNYAESQKDQKHRIYFEITETSYAAVAENKSQLLEQIREYGVAFSLDDFGSGYSSFSTLQNYDFDILKIDIGFVRRIEQCDKTKSIIDSIIKMVHQMDAKVVAEGAETLEQVEFLKERGCDYVQGYYYYKPMPMEIFAELLNQQMA; encoded by the coding sequence ATGAGAGGGAAAAGAGAATGTGTCTGGAATCCGGAGGCTCTCCAGGATGACAGGCAACAGGATATTGCAGATATTATTTCTCATAATTTTTTGAAAATCTTGAAGGTTAATCTGACCACTGATACGCATCTGGATGTTCTGGTAGCGGCAGATGAACTTGAGGGAGAAAATGGATATGCAGATCGGTTCTCAGAATGGCTTGAAAGATTTGCCGGGACAGGATATGTAAGTGAGGAAGACAGGAACAATTACCTGTCTTTCTGTAATCTGAACCATTTGAGAAAGCGGTTCAAGACCGGAAGTAAATTCATAAGTTGTCATTACCGGAGAAAAGTAGACGGAGAGTTTCGCTGGGTATCCATGGAAGTGGTAGCCGGCAAGGAATACAGAGATGACAATCAGGTTGTTTTTCTGTATGTGAGAGATATCCATAGCGATTATCTGCAGCAGCTTAACTTTACTGTGCAAAAGACGGAAAACGCACTGAGTGTTATAAATCTGAACCTGACCGGCAATATGTACGGGGCAGGCTGCGGGGATTATGTAAATCTTGTCATGAATCGGACAAATGGTACTACAGATGACTATTTGAATTATCTGAGTAGCTTTATTCAGGGGGAGAAAGAAAAACAGGAGTTTCAGGAAATCTTTAACCGGGAGAATCTGATCCGTCTTTTTGAGAGAGGAGAGACACTCGTGACTTTCCTGGCAACTTTCATGCTGAAGGAGGAGACAAGAAGGACTCTGAAATTTACGGTGGCAATGGAGCAGAATAGTTTTTCTGGCGATGTAGAGGCAGTACTCTACACGATGGATGTGACCCGGGAATACCTGCGGAGCCATCTGATTCCGATGCTGTACCGGACGAATTTCCAGACAATCGGTGTGATCGATTTAAAGCGTGGGACAATCGCTTTGAATAAAGGGGAGCTAAAAGATATTTCCCAGCTGATTGATTCAGAAGAATCCTATGAGGAGGTAAGACGAAAGGTCAGCATAGAATATATCGCGCCTGTGGACCGGGAAGGTTATCTTTTGAAGACAACTACAGAGAATTTGAAGAAAAACCTTGCAGAAAATGACTACTATGCTTTCCCAATATATTATGAGGAAGATGGAGAGAAGCGAATCAAGAATTACCGCTATCGTTATCTGTCGAAGGAATTTGAATTGGTGATTGCCACGGTGGAGGATGTGACGACACTCGCCGAGAAGGATGCTCTGACTGGTGGACTGAATCAGCAGGGCTTCATCAGGAATGTAGAGTTATTGATGGAAAGGCAGGAGCTGAAAGACAAATATGCGATTTTGTGTCTGGATGTCAAAGGCTTTAAAGCGATCAATGAGCTTTTTGGAATTCTCGAAGGAAATGACCTTCTGAGGGCATTGTACAGAAGTCTGGAAAAATCTTTCCTGGAGCCTGAGATCGTGGCGAGAGTGGAGGCAGATCAGTATTTGTGTCTGGTGGAATGGGGAAAGCTGGATTTCGAGAAATTGGTATCCTGGTGTGAAAAGGATTTCTGCATCAAAGGAAAACCATTTCGTGTCTCGAAAAGATGCGGTATATATTTGATCCGGGAACATACGATGGCAGTAAGAAGTATGTGTGACCGGGCAAGGCTCGCGCTGTCTATTGCAAAAAGTGAGCGGAGTATCAAACCGTATATCATTTTCGATGATATGATGAATGCGGAATATGTTGACCGCTCTGAGATTTTGGGGCAGTTCGATAACAGCTTGAAAAACAGAGAATTCTGCATATATCTGCAGCCGGTCATGGATCCGGTGAGCGGGCAGATCTCGGCAGCGGAAGCACTTGTGCGCTGGAAGCATCCGGAAAAAGGGTTTATTTCGCCGCAGCATTTTATTCCGGCATTGGAGGGAAATGGTTATATTTCCCAGCTGGATCTGTATGTAGTGCATGAGGTAGAAAGATTCCAGCAGCAAAGGGCGGAGCAGGGACTTCCGGTTGTGCCAATCTCCGTCAATCTGTCCTGGATGGATTTTTATGATGAAGAGTTGGTATCGTGGCTTCACAATTATGCGGAATCCCAAAAAGATCAAAAGCATAGGATATATTTTGAGATTACAGAAACCTCCTATGCTGCAGTGGCGGAAAACAAAAGTCAGCTTTTGGAACAGATTCGGGAGTATGGCGTTGCATTTTCGCTTGACGACTTTGGAAGTGGGTATTCTTCGTTCAGCACTCTGCAGAACTATGATTTTGATATTCTGAAGATTGACATTGGCTTTGTGAGAAGAATCGAACAGTGTGATAAAACGAAGAGTATCATTGACTCTATCATTAAGATGGTACATCAGATGGATGCCAAAGTAGTGGCAGAGGGGGCAGAGACCTTGGAACAGGTAGAGTTTTTGAAAGAAAGAGGATGTGACTATGTTCAGGGATATTACTATTACAAACCAATGCCCATGGAGATATTTGCTGAGCTTCTGAATCAGCAGATGGCATAA
- a CDS encoding helix-turn-helix transcriptional regulator: MDKETNLGQRLQMFREKGKITQQEMAIACGLTKNHISALERGCNKCSAQALISYAKKLNVSIDELTGLPSERNSILPELQQLLAKMDVEQQKSVLYRLQKEATNQVNILPELQDVLLSMNQEEQQQILGVIQILKKTGNSEKQTT, from the coding sequence ATGGATAAAGAGACAAATTTAGGACAGCGTTTACAGATGTTTCGCGAAAAAGGCAAAATCACACAGCAGGAGATGGCAATAGCCTGCGGTTTAACAAAAAACCATATCTCCGCATTGGAACGTGGCTGCAACAAATGCAGTGCCCAGGCATTGATCAGCTATGCAAAAAAATTGAACGTATCCATCGACGAATTGACGGGACTTCCCAGTGAGAGGAACTCCATTTTACCAGAATTACAACAGTTATTGGCAAAGATGGATGTGGAACAACAAAAGTCTGTTCTATATAGACTTCAAAAAGAAGCCACAAATCAGGTAAACATTCTCCCTGAATTGCAGGACGTATTATTGAGCATGAATCAAGAGGAACAACAGCAGATACTAGGAGTCATACAGATTCTTAAAAAGACTGGGAATAGTGAAAAGCAGACGACCTAA
- a CDS encoding IS256 family transposase — protein sequence MAVAKEQIRQIISENNINSVADVYALLKDSFKDILQELMEAELDATLGYEKNHKGDLSTGNKRNGYSTKNLKSQYGEFQIDVPRDRNGEFEPKLIPKYQRDISGIEEKVISLYARGMSTRDIHDQLQDLYGIELSAEMVSKITDKILPQVKEWQSRPLNPVYPFVFMDCIHYKVREDGRILSRAAYVVLGVTVEGYKDILSITVGANETSKFWLGMLNDLKNRGVKDVLFFCVDGLPGFKEAIQAVYPQAEIQRCIIHMLRNSFKYVNYNDLKKFSSDFKAVYNAPTEAAALSELDAIKEKWGKKYPYAISNWENNWEDLSSFFQFSNDIRRIMYTTNIIEGLNRQYRKVTKTKSVFPSDTALEKMLYLASENVVKKWTQRYRNWDQVLNQLIVLYGERLTDYL from the coding sequence ATGGCAGTAGCAAAGGAACAAATTCGACAGATTATCTCAGAAAATAACATCAACAGCGTTGCAGATGTATATGCACTTCTCAAAGACAGTTTCAAAGACATCCTTCAGGAGCTTATGGAGGCTGAGTTGGATGCAACCCTCGGTTATGAAAAAAATCATAAAGGGGATTTGAGCACCGGCAATAAAAGAAATGGTTATTCTACGAAAAACCTGAAAAGTCAGTATGGTGAATTTCAAATTGATGTCCCGAGAGACCGCAATGGAGAGTTTGAGCCAAAACTGATTCCTAAATATCAACGGGACATTTCCGGGATTGAAGAAAAAGTGATTTCTTTATATGCCCGTGGTATGAGTACACGTGATATTCATGACCAGCTTCAGGATCTTTATGGAATTGAATTATCAGCAGAAATGGTCAGCAAGATTACTGATAAGATCCTCCCACAGGTCAAAGAATGGCAGTCTCGCCCTCTGAATCCGGTTTATCCTTTTGTTTTTATGGACTGCATCCATTACAAGGTCAGGGAAGACGGAAGAATCTTAAGCCGTGCTGCCTATGTGGTCCTTGGGGTTACTGTGGAAGGTTATAAAGATATCCTGAGCATTACAGTAGGTGCCAATGAGACCAGCAAGTTCTGGCTGGGGATGCTGAATGATCTGAAAAATCGTGGGGTAAAAGATGTTCTCTTTTTCTGTGTAGATGGGTTGCCAGGATTTAAAGAAGCAATACAGGCAGTCTATCCTCAGGCAGAGATCCAGAGATGTATCATCCATATGCTGCGTAATTCCTTCAAATATGTAAACTATAATGATTTAAAAAAATTTTCCTCCGATTTCAAAGCAGTATATAATGCCCCAACTGAAGCAGCAGCTTTGTCAGAGCTTGATGCCATTAAAGAAAAATGGGGAAAGAAATATCCCTATGCAATCAGTAACTGGGAAAACAACTGGGAAGATTTGAGTTCCTTTTTCCAGTTTTCAAATGATATCCGACGGATCATGTACACAACGAATATTATAGAGGGATTGAATCGGCAGTATCGGAAAGTCACGAAAACTAAAAGTGTATTCCCGAGCGATACGGCATTGGAAAAGATGTTATATCTTGCCAGTGAAAATGTAGTTAAGAAGTGGACACAGAGATATCGGAACTGGGATCAGGTATTGAATCAGCTGATTGTTTTATATGGAGAAAGGCTTACCGATTATCTGTAA